The following are encoded together in the Thermococcus sibiricus MM 739 genome:
- a CDS encoding DUF354 domain-containing protein, giving the protein MKIWVDIVNAPHAHFFKGIIRELEKRGHEVLVTTREFDGLTEILDMLGIDYYIVGKHGGSTLEGKLIASVERQHKLAKLIIEEKPDISLYKNSPEAPRVAFGLGIPTIGFADNDTATAVNKLMMPFTQRLIYPKAIDAYELIKCGADVNSLKPLNGIPELAHLYGFIPTKKPLKELGLTAYSYIVMRTEPIKANYFNGDAEKSILENIIPLLPDVPIVLFPRTETQAKRFEHFENVMIPDHVTDSLSLLYYAKLMIGAGGTMNREALALGTPTISTYPGKLLAITKWLINLRIKFHSTDPIEVSEKAWELMRKNGAFRKHVRNVIMAMENPIDVFLKEIEIYEEYGTFPIQEVVLEELTSRK; this is encoded by the coding sequence GTGAAGATATGGGTTGATATCGTGAATGCACCTCACGCTCATTTTTTCAAGGGTATAATCAGGGAACTCGAAAAGAGAGGACATGAGGTATTGGTTACCACGAGAGAGTTTGATGGCCTAACTGAAATTCTAGACATGTTAGGGATAGATTATTATATTGTTGGAAAACACGGGGGATCAACCCTCGAAGGCAAGCTTATAGCAAGCGTTGAGAGACAACACAAACTTGCTAAACTGATAATTGAGGAAAAACCCGATATAAGTCTTTATAAAAACTCTCCCGAGGCCCCAAGAGTCGCTTTTGGCCTAGGTATTCCAACAATAGGATTTGCAGACAATGACACGGCAACTGCAGTCAACAAACTCATGATGCCATTTACCCAGAGACTTATTTATCCTAAGGCTATAGACGCATATGAACTTATAAAATGCGGGGCTGATGTAAACTCTCTAAAGCCTTTAAATGGAATACCCGAGCTAGCACATCTATATGGGTTTATTCCAACCAAAAAACCACTAAAAGAGTTGGGACTAACTGCATACAGTTACATAGTCATGAGGACTGAACCAATAAAGGCCAATTATTTCAATGGAGATGCTGAAAAGAGCATCCTTGAAAACATAATACCACTCTTACCAGACGTTCCCATTGTCCTCTTCCCAAGAACTGAAACACAAGCAAAACGCTTTGAACATTTTGAAAACGTCATGATCCCTGATCACGTTACTGATAGTTTGTCCCTCCTTTATTATGCAAAACTTATGATAGGCGCTGGAGGAACAATGAACAGAGAAGCTTTGGCCCTAGGAACTCCGACCATTTCAACCTACCCCGGCAAGCTTTTGGCAATTACAAAATGGCTCATAAACCTTAGGATTAAATTCCACTCAACTGACCCAATAGAAGTATCTGAAAAGGCCTGGGAGCTCATGAGAAAGAACGGAGCCTTCAGAAAACATGTTAGAAACGTCATTATGGCTATGGAGAATCCAATAGATGTGTTCCTAAAAGAAATCGAGATTTATGAAGAATATGGGACATTCCCAATTCAGGAGGTTGTTCTAGAGGAGTTGACAAGCAGAAAGTGA
- a CDS encoding stage II sporulation protein M, with protein MKRISLFYGFIGLFLLGCLLGILFTGVSPESAEALFSNLKSFFGGTIGENIDKFSLFTFIFFNNTRVAIISAFGGLLFGVVPAGILFFNGFVVGIVLGYFHSQGESFLRLLLAIVPHGVLEIPAFAVAGLGGVEWYFEVVRGRGTLKERFMNGFVKSMRMLALALLMLLIAAFVEAYITPTVASIG; from the coding sequence ATGAAGAGGATTAGCCTTTTTTATGGATTTATAGGTTTATTTTTGCTTGGTTGTTTGCTTGGTATACTATTTACTGGAGTTAGTCCTGAATCTGCTGAAGCATTGTTTTCAAACTTAAAGAGTTTTTTCGGTGGGACCATAGGTGAAAATATTGATAAATTTAGTTTATTCACGTTCATATTTTTCAATAATACTCGGGTTGCCATAATCTCAGCTTTTGGTGGACTGTTATTTGGGGTAGTTCCAGCTGGAATACTCTTCTTTAATGGCTTTGTAGTAGGCATAGTTTTGGGGTACTTCCATTCTCAGGGTGAAAGCTTCTTGCGCTTATTATTAGCCATAGTACCTCATGGGGTTCTGGAAATTCCTGCTTTTGCTGTGGCAGGTCTTGGAGGAGTGGAATGGTACTTTGAGGTCGTAAGGGGAAGAGGAACACTAAAAGAGCGATTTATGAATGGTTTCGTAAAATCTATGAGAATGCTTGCATTGGCACTTCTCATGCTCTTGATAGCAGCTTTTGTTGAAGCGTATATCACTCCTACTGTGGCCTCTATAGGGTGA
- a CDS encoding lipoate protein ligase C-terminal domain-containing protein yields MKKIGEHKAKKGLIRFEIEEKDNVAIDVKITGDFFVYPEETIAELEETLKGRNLEELENLIDDFFAVRLDVEMPYINVEDFKLALKNALSDGNEED; encoded by the coding sequence ATGAAAAAGATTGGTGAACATAAAGCTAAGAAGGGTCTTATACGATTCGAGATTGAGGAGAAAGATAATGTGGCCATTGATGTTAAGATTACGGGGGATTTTTTCGTTTATCCTGAAGAAACTATCGCTGAACTTGAAGAGACCTTAAAAGGGAGGAATTTGGAAGAACTCGAAAATTTAATAGATGACTTTTTTGCAGTGAGGCTTGACGTAGAGATGCCTTATATAAATGTTGAGGACTTCAAATTGGCCCTTAAAAATGCTTTAAGTGATGGAAATGAAGAGGATTAG
- a CDS encoding arginine--tRNA ligase, with protein MTYDDIKAKVGELLKTIISEMLEKEGKTWEGEILFDETPNMEFGDFATTVAFLLAKVFKKAPRIIAQEIASNLEDKLPEYIAKVEVAGAGYINFFLDYEKFSKLTVKEILQKGEHFGESKIGEGKKVIVEHTSVNPTKPLHMGHARNAVLGDTVARIMRALGYNVEVQNYIDDLGVQFAQVLWGYLNMREEFESIIKELKEKGLSKEDILDHALGLLYVEVHKKMEEYPEVEREIRSIMKELEKEDNEISEKGRKLAEDVVKAQMKTTYRLSISYDLLSWESDIVRSGIFEESYKRIQENSHFEWAQEGKYKGAFIMKLGDLFPDLENPDTVLIRSDGTATYTGKDIAYHLWKFGKVSADMRYKVWDKINDHKTWTTAKDGERMPGRFANAEIVINVVGSEQRYEQMAVAYALKLLGYEEEYHNFHHLAYEHVVRPEGKFSGRKGTWIGFTVDEVLDEAVKRAKELVEEKNPSLSGEEKEKIAEIVGVGAVRYNLVKYSPEKIITFRWEDVLNFEGESAPYIQYAHARCASILKKAMEEGINIDKDALLKNADFSKLDNKEKELIKIISKFPEIVKTAGRDIKPHLLATYANELAMVFNSFYMALPVLKAEEGVRELRLLLVIATKQVLKNTLGLMGIEAPEVM; from the coding sequence ATGACTTATGATGATATCAAAGCAAAGGTGGGAGAACTCCTTAAAACGATCATCAGCGAAATGCTCGAGAAAGAAGGTAAAACCTGGGAAGGAGAGATCCTATTTGATGAAACTCCAAATATGGAGTTCGGGGACTTTGCAACGACAGTTGCCTTCCTATTAGCAAAAGTATTCAAAAAAGCCCCAAGGATTATAGCCCAAGAAATTGCCTCAAACCTGGAAGATAAGCTTCCAGAGTATATAGCAAAGGTGGAAGTGGCTGGAGCAGGATACATAAACTTCTTCTTAGACTATGAAAAGTTCAGCAAACTTACTGTAAAAGAAATCCTTCAAAAAGGAGAGCACTTTGGAGAAAGCAAGATAGGAGAGGGGAAGAAAGTTATAGTAGAACACACCTCTGTTAATCCCACAAAACCCCTTCACATGGGGCACGCTAGAAATGCAGTTTTAGGAGATACTGTCGCTAGGATTATGAGGGCTCTTGGATACAATGTTGAAGTACAAAACTATATTGATGACCTTGGCGTTCAGTTTGCCCAAGTCCTCTGGGGTTATCTAAATATGAGGGAAGAGTTCGAAAGCATCATAAAAGAGCTTAAAGAAAAGGGACTTTCAAAAGAGGACATTCTTGACCATGCTCTTGGCCTTCTTTACGTGGAAGTTCACAAGAAGATGGAAGAATATCCTGAGGTTGAAAGGGAGATAAGAAGTATAATGAAGGAATTAGAAAAAGAAGACAACGAAATATCCGAAAAAGGTAGAAAACTGGCCGAAGACGTCGTTAAGGCCCAGATGAAAACGACCTATAGATTAAGCATCTCCTACGACCTTCTAAGCTGGGAAAGTGATATCGTTAGGAGTGGGATATTTGAAGAGTCTTATAAGCGCATTCAAGAAAATTCCCACTTCGAATGGGCCCAAGAAGGCAAATATAAGGGAGCTTTCATTATGAAACTTGGAGATCTCTTCCCTGATCTTGAAAACCCAGATACAGTACTTATCAGAAGTGACGGAACCGCAACATACACCGGAAAGGACATTGCCTACCATTTATGGAAGTTTGGAAAAGTAAGCGCGGATATGCGTTACAAGGTATGGGACAAAATCAATGACCACAAAACATGGACTACTGCCAAAGATGGTGAAAGAATGCCCGGAAGGTTTGCAAATGCAGAGATAGTGATAAACGTTGTTGGCTCGGAACAAAGATATGAGCAAATGGCCGTTGCCTATGCACTCAAGCTTCTCGGTTATGAAGAGGAGTACCACAATTTCCACCATTTAGCTTACGAGCATGTTGTAAGGCCAGAAGGGAAGTTCAGCGGAAGAAAGGGGACCTGGATAGGGTTTACCGTTGATGAAGTGCTTGATGAAGCTGTTAAAAGGGCCAAAGAACTTGTAGAAGAAAAGAACCCCTCGTTAAGTGGCGAAGAAAAAGAAAAGATAGCAGAAATAGTAGGGGTTGGAGCTGTAAGGTACAACCTAGTAAAATATTCACCTGAAAAGATAATAACCTTCCGCTGGGAGGATGTTCTCAACTTTGAAGGTGAAAGTGCTCCATACATCCAGTACGCCCACGCAAGATGTGCCTCCATTCTAAAGAAAGCCATGGAAGAAGGAATAAACATTGATAAAGATGCCCTCTTAAAGAACGCAGACTTCTCAAAACTGGACAATAAGGAGAAGGAACTGATAAAAATCATCTCAAAATTCCCAGAAATAGTGAAAACAGCCGGAAGAGACATAAAACCCCACTTACTCGCCACCTATGCAAATGAACTTGCAATGGTGTTTAACAGCTTCTATATGGCCCTACCAGTCTTGAAAGCGGAAGAAGGGGTAAGAGAACTAAGACTCCTACTAGTAATAGCAACAAAGCAAGTACTCAAAAATACCCTTGGTTTAATGGGTATCGAGGCTCCAGAGGTTATGTGA
- a CDS encoding dihydrodipicolinate synthase family protein encodes MRGVVVPLVTPFNEDYSIDFPALEEHINYLQKIGVHGIFINATTGEFTSLNNEERKLLAEKGRELVSSAFYLVGTASTNTFEVIELTKHAQEIGADYVVIAPPYYCPLNDDALFKHYSMVAEKTEIPIILYNIPSCANPMSVSLIKRLALEYSNIAGIKETIDSINHVRNVIFEVKRERKDFKVFTGLDQHFLNTLLLGGDGGIMACANFAPELHLELYKAFEEKNFEMAMEYAQKLAKVSKVYELASSFGSAIKIAMNIRGFSIKPVLRPPYIMDRGEVKERIKQLLTSLELVP; translated from the coding sequence ATGCGCGGAGTTGTAGTACCTCTGGTAACACCCTTCAATGAAGACTACTCCATTGACTTTCCTGCCCTTGAGGAGCACATAAATTACCTCCAAAAGATTGGAGTCCATGGAATTTTCATAAACGCAACCACTGGGGAATTTACTAGTCTAAACAATGAAGAGAGAAAACTTTTAGCAGAAAAAGGCAGAGAACTGGTATCATCCGCTTTTTATCTTGTAGGAACTGCTTCAACAAACACTTTCGAAGTCATAGAACTCACAAAACATGCCCAAGAGATAGGAGCAGATTACGTGGTTATAGCACCCCCTTATTACTGCCCACTTAACGATGACGCCCTCTTCAAGCACTATTCAATGGTCGCTGAAAAAACAGAGATCCCGATAATTTTATACAATATCCCCAGCTGTGCTAATCCAATGAGCGTTTCTTTAATAAAACGCCTTGCTCTCGAATATTCTAATATAGCAGGGATAAAAGAAACCATAGACAGCATTAATCACGTCAGGAATGTGATATTTGAGGTAAAAAGAGAAAGAAAAGACTTTAAAGTCTTTACTGGCTTAGATCAACACTTTCTGAACACCTTACTCCTAGGGGGAGATGGAGGAATAATGGCCTGTGCAAACTTTGCACCTGAACTTCACCTGGAGCTTTACAAAGCCTTTGAGGAGAAAAACTTCGAAATGGCTATGGAGTATGCTCAAAAGCTCGCAAAGGTCTCAAAAGTTTATGAACTGGCCTCTTCGTTTGGATCAGCGATAAAGATAGCTATGAACATAAGGGGCTTTTCAATAAAACCGGTTCTCAGACCACCATACATCATGGATAGAGGAGAAGTCAAAGAAAGAATAAAGCAATTGTTGACCTCACTGGAGCTTGTACCTTAG
- the prf1 gene encoding peptide chain release factor aRF-1: protein MSHKSAEMYELKKKVEELKKIRGRATELVSLYIPADYDLNKVMQQLREEYGTAQNIKSKTTRKNVLGALERAMQHLKLYRQTPETGLALFVGNVSEQEGVSDIRVFAIVPPEPLNVRLYRCDQTFVTEPLEEMLRVKDAYGLITVEKNEATIGILRGKKIEVIEDLTSNVPGKTRAGGQSARRYERIREQEAHEFMKRIGEHASSVFLPLLEKDELKGIIIGGPGPTKEEFVEGEYLHHELRKRILGVVDISYHGEYGLRELVEKASDILREHEAVKERKLVQQFFKHLVKDTGLITYGEKEVRKALELGAVDILLLSEGYDRVRVKALCNNCGWEELKTMTEAEFELYKKNLKACPKCNSQNISVEKWDVAEELIKIAEEGGAEVEIISLDTEEGQQFYKAFGGIAAILRYKLQ from the coding sequence ATGTCTCACAAGTCTGCTGAAATGTATGAGCTTAAAAAGAAGGTTGAGGAGCTTAAAAAGATTCGAGGTCGAGCAACTGAGCTAGTTTCCCTCTATATTCCCGCAGATTATGATTTGAATAAAGTCATGCAGCAGCTTAGGGAAGAATATGGAACAGCCCAGAACATCAAATCGAAGACCACTCGAAAAAACGTTCTTGGGGCCTTGGAAAGGGCCATGCAGCACCTTAAACTTTACAGACAAACTCCAGAGACTGGTTTAGCTCTTTTTGTTGGTAATGTGAGTGAACAGGAAGGGGTTTCTGATATTAGGGTATTTGCCATTGTTCCACCGGAACCCTTAAACGTGAGGCTTTATCGATGTGACCAGACTTTTGTTACGGAACCTCTTGAGGAAATGTTGAGAGTTAAGGATGCCTATGGTTTAATAACGGTTGAGAAGAACGAGGCCACAATAGGAATTCTTAGAGGGAAGAAAATAGAGGTCATTGAAGATCTAACTTCTAATGTGCCAGGAAAGACAAGGGCCGGTGGCCAGTCAGCTCGAAGGTATGAGAGAATTAGAGAACAAGAGGCTCATGAATTTATGAAAAGAATTGGTGAACACGCAAGCAGTGTATTCCTCCCTCTCTTGGAAAAAGACGAACTTAAAGGGATTATTATTGGGGGTCCTGGCCCTACAAAGGAGGAGTTCGTTGAGGGAGAGTATTTGCACCATGAACTTAGGAAAAGGATTCTGGGTGTTGTGGACATAAGTTACCACGGGGAATATGGCCTTAGAGAGCTTGTAGAAAAAGCAAGTGATATCTTAAGAGAACATGAGGCCGTTAAGGAGAGAAAACTTGTTCAGCAGTTTTTCAAGCACCTAGTTAAGGATACTGGCCTTATAACTTATGGTGAAAAGGAAGTGAGGAAGGCCCTCGAACTTGGAGCCGTGGACATCCTTCTCCTGAGTGAAGGTTATGATAGAGTTAGAGTGAAAGCCTTATGTAATAACTGTGGCTGGGAAGAGCTCAAGACAATGACTGAGGCTGAGTTTGAACTATATAAAAAGAACCTCAAGGCATGTCCCAAGTGCAACAGCCAGAATATAAGCGTTGAAAAATGGGATGTGGCAGAAGAGCTCATAAAAATTGCAGAAGAAGGCGGGGCTGAGGTTGAGATAATCTCCCTTGATACTGAGGAAGGTCAGCAATTCTACAAGGCTTTTGGTGGGATAGCTGCCATTCTAAGGTACAAGCTCCAGTGA
- a CDS encoding pro-sigmaK processing inhibitor BofA family protein, producing MINVLIFIVLLTIAAAIVLKLTFSVLKWMAMNAIVGLILLGILNYLGIAHVEMSLINFLIVAVGGILGVFLLLFLSYL from the coding sequence GTGATTAATGTCCTAATATTCATAGTATTATTAACAATAGCTGCAGCGATAGTTCTCAAGCTAACGTTTTCAGTTCTCAAATGGATGGCAATGAACGCAATAGTTGGTCTTATACTTTTGGGGATCTTAAACTACCTTGGCATAGCACACGTAGAGATGAGTCTGATAAACTTCCTTATAGTGGCTGTTGGTGGAATTTTGGGAGTTTTCCTGTTGCTGTTTTTATCCTATCTTTAG
- a CDS encoding HEAT repeat domain-containing protein — protein sequence MGLFSFGSKKNKVIKMISQGDLEEILISAMKDKKYVDAIIELLDEHKPGLRGDALLLLGELVSRHKDLMMEYIEDGLPVRVLLLVEDPDPYVKENAMQTFELMLRFFPWAEEMFRNEIVPLLMDILKNGDRNRKAFAMLMLKKLKVKEALPLIAELVNVEEAVILPFEGIKWVPLGEIAKEVIKELGGEMSD from the coding sequence ATGGGGTTATTTTCATTTGGTTCCAAAAAGAACAAAGTCATAAAAATGATCTCTCAGGGAGATTTAGAAGAAATTCTTATCTCTGCAATGAAGGATAAAAAATATGTAGATGCAATAATCGAGCTTTTAGATGAGCATAAACCGGGACTTCGAGGAGATGCTCTTTTACTTCTTGGGGAGCTTGTTTCTAGGCACAAAGATTTAATGATGGAATACATCGAGGATGGTCTCCCTGTAAGAGTACTCTTGCTTGTAGAGGATCCCGATCCTTACGTTAAAGAGAATGCTATGCAGACATTCGAACTTATGCTCCGGTTTTTCCCATGGGCTGAAGAAATGTTTAGGAATGAGATTGTTCCATTGCTCATGGATATCCTTAAAAATGGTGACAGGAACAGGAAGGCCTTTGCAATGCTGATGCTCAAAAAATTGAAAGTTAAGGAGGCCCTCCCACTAATTGCGGAGCTTGTAAATGTGGAAGAAGCGGTTATTTTGCCTTTTGAGGGGATTAAATGGGTCCCTTTGGGTGAAATTGCCAAAGAAGTAATAAAAGAGCTTGGGGGTGAAATGAGTGATTAA
- a CDS encoding MazG nucleotide pyrophosphohydrolase domain-containing protein, with amino-acid sequence MHIKEFQELIKELYFHRDEKRGLEKTFLWFSEEIGELAEALRKNDREAMDEEFADVLAWLVSLANIVGVDVEEAAKKKYPGVCPYCGKNPCECEKE; translated from the coding sequence ATGCACATAAAGGAGTTCCAAGAGCTGATTAAGGAGCTTTACTTTCATAGGGATGAAAAGCGAGGGCTGGAAAAGACTTTTCTGTGGTTTAGTGAGGAGATTGGTGAACTGGCAGAGGCCCTAAGGAAAAACGATAGAGAGGCCATGGATGAAGAGTTTGCCGATGTTCTGGCTTGGCTGGTTAGTTTGGCTAACATTGTGGGGGTTGATGTGGAGGAAGCTGCAAAGAAGAAGTATCCAGGAGTTTGTCCATATTGTGGGAAAAATCCTTGTGAATGTGAGAAGGAGTAG
- a CDS encoding type II toxin-antitoxin system VapC family toxin has protein sequence MAKRVKPELIYMDTSAMIALASRTYKNHKKAKEFFEKSIKSGINFVVGRPVLGEFLNGVSKRVNKRTAVQLYKSYTNSRVVIIEKEIEEDWEKAWKIFKQYEDQKGMDVIDCLSFVIMERLKIREAFTFDRDFETYGFEKLL, from the coding sequence ATGGCAAAGCGAGTGAAACCAGAATTGATTTACATGGACACAAGTGCCATGATAGCGTTAGCCAGCAGAACATATAAGAACCATAAAAAAGCAAAAGAATTTTTCGAGAAGTCCATTAAGAGCGGCATAAACTTTGTTGTTGGCAGGCCGGTGCTGGGGGAGTTCCTTAATGGGGTTTCAAAGAGGGTTAACAAGAGAACTGCGGTTCAACTCTATAAAAGCTACACCAACAGTAGGGTTGTGATAATTGAAAAAGAAATAGAAGAAGACTGGGAAAAAGCTTGGAAGATATTTAAGCAGTATGAAGATCAGAAGGGCATGGATGTCATAGATTGCTTAAGCTTTGTTATAATGGAGAGGCTGAAAATCAGGGAAGCTTTTACTTTTGATCGTGACTTTGAGACGTATGGATTTGAAAAGTTGTTGTAG
- a CDS encoding DUF2283 domain-containing protein yields MKIRYDPKADILYILIKEGEIFDTDEVDEDVWIEYDENGRIMGIEIWNAGEKVIINALREIEKYTKAQKAKT; encoded by the coding sequence ATGAAGATTCGGTATGACCCAAAGGCGGATATCCTGTACATACTAATAAAAGAGGGGGAAATTTTTGACACTGATGAGGTGGATGAGGACGTCTGGATAGAGTATGATGAAAACGGCAGAATAATGGGAATAGAGATATGGAATGCTGGCGAAAAAGTCATAATAAATGCTTTGAGAGAGATAGAGAAGTACACAAAAGCTCAAAAGGCAAAAACCTAA
- a CDS encoding DUF4258 domain-containing protein has translation MLRRVAMITFTEHARQRLKERKIEEDEIEKVLKKPKWKFYDLKNAHQIAIGERRKEGHYLIIAYDREGESIKVVTVIDVSRNLEKIVKRRLENKRWIEL, from the coding sequence GTGCTCAGGAGGGTCGCTATGATAACTTTCACTGAACATGCGAGACAGAGACTTAAAGAGAGAAAAATCGAGGAAGATGAGATCGAAAAGGTTCTTAAGAAGCCTAAATGGAAGTTTTATGATCTTAAAAATGCTCATCAAATAGCAATAGGAGAAAGAAGAAAGGAAGGACACTATTTGATCATCGCTTATGATCGGGAAGGGGAAAGTATAAAAGTTGTGACAGTTATAGATGTTAGTAGGAACCTTGAAAAGATAGTTAAGAGGAGATTGGAGAACAAGAGGTGGATTGAGCTATGA
- a CDS encoding RNA-guided endonuclease InsQ/TnpB family protein, with the protein MKRTITLKLQPSKETERTLKELAQISSKVWNRVNYLRRQEFFEGKPIDFLKTEKIVYEEFKAEIGSATVQQIARKNAEAWRSFFSLIRAKRNGESPKWFKPKPPDYLKDNGKRKPLIVLRNDQYRIEENKIILKGLGKFKRLEVQSKGRIHLKGKQGRLEITYDPIRRKWYAHISVSVEKKLQGEEWVELPREPLGNLPAGIDLGVNNLIAVYVENGESFLVNGRPLKSIAFYWQKRIAEYQSKINKSGAKKSKKLTRMHQKAKLQARHYINTTVRQTVERLYHLGVSRIVVGYPKEIARNSNKGKKQNYLLSHVWRFNTVIQRLKEVAEEYGIQVLVVNEAFTSKTCPVCGKPHEGARFVRGLFKCPATGLVFNADLVGAFNILKRAVKTITPSLPGLTVGRGNWGKTVPEGLKTHFLVGLNETPQTFPLLARG; encoded by the coding sequence ATGAAGCGAACAATAACCCTAAAACTCCAACCATCAAAGGAAACCGAGAGAACCCTCAAAGAGTTAGCCCAAATTAGTTCCAAAGTCTGGAATAGAGTGAACTACCTTCGCAGACAGGAATTCTTTGAGGGCAAACCAATAGACTTCCTCAAAACCGAGAAAATAGTCTATGAGGAATTTAAAGCAGAGATAGGCTCGGCAACAGTCCAACAAATAGCAAGAAAGAACGCTGAGGCTTGGAGAAGTTTCTTCTCTCTCATAAGAGCCAAGCGGAACGGAGAATCACCCAAGTGGTTCAAGCCAAAACCACCAGACTACTTGAAAGATAATGGAAAGAGGAAACCTTTAATAGTCCTGAGGAACGACCAATACAGGATTGAGGAGAACAAGATAATCCTCAAAGGCCTCGGAAAGTTCAAAAGACTGGAAGTTCAGTCCAAGGGGAGAATACACTTGAAGGGCAAGCAGGGAAGACTGGAAATAACTTACGACCCGATAAGGCGGAAGTGGTATGCTCACATCAGCGTAAGTGTCGAGAAAAAACTTCAAGGTGAAGAATGGGTAGAACTCCCAAGAGAACCGTTAGGTAATCTCCCAGCGGGCATAGACCTTGGAGTGAACAATTTAATAGCCGTTTACGTTGAGAACGGGGAGAGTTTTCTCGTGAATGGAAGACCGCTGAAAAGCATAGCCTTCTACTGGCAGAAAAGAATAGCTGAGTATCAGTCTAAAATCAACAAGTCTGGAGCAAAAAAGAGCAAAAAGCTCACAAGAATGCACCAAAAGGCTAAACTTCAGGCGAGGCACTACATCAACACGACAGTGAGACAAACTGTTGAGAGGCTTTATCATCTCGGCGTTTCGAGGATAGTTGTTGGTTATCCAAAGGAGATAGCAAGAAATTCCAACAAGGGGAAAAAGCAGAATTATCTTCTCTCTCACGTCTGGCGGTTTAATACAGTAATTCAACGCTTGAAGGAAGTTGCTGAAGAGTATGGTATTCAAGTTTTGGTTGTGAATGAGGCTTTCACTTCGAAAACTTGCCCCGTTTGCGGGAAGCCCCACGAGGGGGCGCGTTTCGTTAGGGGTTTATTTAAGTGTCCCGCAACGGGGCTTGTATTTAATGCCGACCTTGTTGGAGCTTTCAACATTTTGAAAAGGGCTGTGAAAACCATAACCCCGAGCCTGCCGGGTTTGACGGTGGGTAGGGGTAATTGGGGCAAGACCGTCCCAGAGGGGTTGAAAACCCACTTTTTAGTGGGTTTGAATGAGACCCCTCAAACCTTCCCGCTATTGGCAAGGGGTTGA
- a CDS encoding PIN domain-containing protein — MRKLRGILDLYTPEYAYDELQKYKSEIIKKSKFSPERFEEIDFGILSHIVIPIPESEYINLKKPLRLLQTLGI; from the coding sequence ATAAGAAAGCTGAGAGGAATTTTGGACTTATATACTCCTGAATATGCATATGATGAACTTCAAAAGTACAAGAGCGAGATAATCAAAAAGTCCAAGTTTTCTCCTGAAAGGTTTGAAGAGATTGATTTTGGTATACTGTCCCACATAGTTATCCCAATTCCAGAAAGTGAATACATAAACCTCAAGAAGCCGCTGAGATTACTCCAAACCTTGGGGATATAG